The following proteins are co-located in the Besnoitia besnoiti strain Bb-Ger1 chromosome Unknown contig00007, whole genome shotgun sequence genome:
- a CDS encoding zinc finger (CCCH type) motif-containing protein (encoded by transcript BESB_074710), translating to MAIAACSSGGCGSSRANAKTKIDSGILQQHRFKVFKFTFCKYFFKGKCTRGNGCTFAHGVEELRERPQLSKTRICEKWRQGTCEHVNSENCRFAHGKEDLRIAKPGICDLHRQGKLHARVFQRHLAIEDAQEIP from the exons ATGGCAATtgcggcctgcagcagcggaggaTGCGGCTCTAGCCGTGCTAATGCGAAGACGAAGATTGATTCTGGCATCCTTCAGCAGCACCGATTCAA GGTTTTCAAATTTACCTTCTGCAAATACTTCTTTAAGGGCAAATGTACTCGGGGAAACGGGTGCACCTTCGCTCATGGAGTTGAGGAGCTGCGAGAGCGCCCTCAGTTGAGTAAAACCCGTATATGTGAGAAATGGCGGCAGGGCACCTGCGAGCACGTTAACTCCGAAAACTGCAGGTTTGCTCACGGCAAGGAAGACCTGAGAATTGCGAAACCTGGTATTTGCGACCTTCACAGACAAGGCAAGTTACATGCACGCGTCTTTCAAAGGCATTTAGCCATCGAAGATGCCCAGGAAATACCGTGA
- a CDS encoding uncharacterized protein (encoded by transcript BESB_074720), with product MFSAHASVAAQLQAQQSAAGLLAYGDCLLLLALRDALSRLSAQAFIRQDVAQTIAAVAQQELIAALVRSAPSLPSICLTGRLLLYRYRQQHWLLILKSVHAACLPPMTLTSMSSGAPPSTAGDAPATARQRAEVVMAYLRRFLPRDRKEGKRVVQSAVVKYNLPGFEGTAARRRVAPETASDERETEDSASGEASEPTQAKPGAAPQPSVPRSACASESLVAAPPSSVSAVASPTAPALEGAVYFVHEGVLRASVPNRHQPQINNVISAALSATGGGGAQPSENKKRRS from the exons ATGTTCTCGGCGCACGCGTCGGTCGCGgctcagctgcaggcgcagcaaaGCGCGGCGGGTCTCCTTGCCTACGGCGactgtcttcttcttcttgccttGAGA GACGCTCTGAGTCGGCTGTCGGCTCAAGCGTTTATCCGACAGGATGTGGCACAGACCATAGCCGCAGTCGCTCAGCAG GAGCTGATTGCTGCCCTCGttcgctcggcgccttcgctgccgtcgATCTGCTTGACGGGGCGTCTGTTGCTCTATCGCTACCGACAGCAGCACTGGCTGCTGATCCTGAAGTCTGTGCATGCTGCCTGCCTTCCGCCGATGACGCTGACCTCCATGTCTAGCGGAGCCCCGCCGTCgaccgccggcgacgcccccGCAACCGCCAGACAGCGAGCGGAGGTCGTGATGGCCTATCTGCGTCGCTTTCTCCCGCGCGAcaggaaagaaggaaagcgCGTTGTTCAGAGTGCCGTCGTCAAGTATAACTTGCCGGGCTTCGAAGggacggccgcgcgcagacgtgTGGCGCCAGAGACAGCCAGCGACGAAAGAG AGACGGAGGACTCTGCCTCTGGCGAGGCTAGCGAACCGACACAGGCGAAgcctggcgcggcgccccagCCGAGCGTGCCACggtctgcctgcgcctccgaaTCGCTGGTTGCGGCGCCCCCGAGCTCCGtgagcgccgtcgcctctccaaCGGCCCCAGCGCTTGAGGGCGCTGTCTACTTTGTCCACGAAGGAGTTTTACGGGCGTCAGTGCCTAACCGTCATCAGCCGCAGATCAACAACGTGATTTCTGCAGCCCTCTCTGCcacggggggcggcggcgctcagcCTTCCGAAAACAAAAAGAGACGGTCGTGA
- a CDS encoding uncharacterized protein (encoded by transcript BESB_074730) — protein MGEGRAFVYLLLLRSAGASALLLLASAAAAVRLYHASSSSAHAAEKDAPVGASATLSSPPLSRPPSSLRLSSAPRCRSPPRASSPCAEPEFAAPVFCFFSLSPSFLLLAPRFFQAHAPADRAAAHRGQLGAQQLTRAPLAQDSASEQETVGEAASFESVSCRLCFVAEPERALATHTSENDAVQGDGREASVAQFGLVVSPPVTPFPPSYFRSYASSHFRASPVTAPASAQAPHPAVALIRQQFLLVVCHGVGEFRSVSVEAIGAERGKTHQSPLTRQTSQPAIRALLCAVGAGGTSADLPETAAAQERCCGSDSGDDTHLEREKEEDLRSVLQEAVESALLPSLRAWTFRLMHGVNSACSPSCASPGSSLLRDVSPRAEKGAFRLSSAFTPPASSPPPSHSVPPHGASSLSGARPCCLALLSSCAAELGAERGTTESLGSRETTAEDSSIGADGVSSPVPFASPLSSAPPSPSASVASAAAAWPRHPPSPPASLVKVARPPLAHLVSPCCSSFSSAPVASRAPILAGSQGSATLSPLVSLPETRFRSSASSASESASHVFQRARDACDRASRTLEPPPARACGDAFSPRWSGSSSLAASGSRLGDTASSASGRAGGRACSRCVERTETKKADVSWLFRTSGCHVGNPAVPLVPGAGAAIQLVPLTLHFPLRLTSCLPVAFPSASPQPLEQPTHGAGLLAAAAERCLPFLSMEPNDAAAAAVAASLRALIESAQRPVTLHSSISVDTCTASPTSVTQNLAGIVARSREAAGTVTPPLAWSRLKRQGCQQQDGPGAFAHALGEGVCMSTCCLRESIPIIAESSNCFLPRSVRVLDAVLLSQDVSVALACPACSSAAERVGAGAPEERRQSSNAEATTPDKEEGGACMVTRDEAKGALETEAAGGAVVQRTVTGEENRQGQEEEKMLEEEASTSTVSVGAREAFLAGCFSAPNCAESGVGARPGDPEVRDDLWEGRIFSVTFDYFLPLVGPHSSGASSASPFSSLSPPSGFTAKARNCGTRFSPTARAVHGGRDDAGPKRGRRGYSDNEEGEGQRRTVGSRYPALDARRHEGKSESWSHLEGSDGESQRSCLANGQAERCAPEREPRAESDPQLHPEMLARLRYVCMRLLSCAAAQQQKRERAERRPFPSAPGRSAPPVDSSANVSLPRSPSPSPCASSSPSSEISPTRPSPSSSVSSSREFFSLCDLRVRLTRVGHALGFCFSLCFLRSPPSAAARSSSSGMAGLRRPDSRVFPSGDAGGNGSRCVRLHPGAENAQAPEGDAERIPVTPAEPHAFLGGRAPERRIKRMLRKVRRCHRHELSSAALALVADVMLCAEFERNGEGAGTARKHDCSEQLWAGEEWCSLPNCGSDGDCSSPASCSSPYSPAAPVMTRSLFPPWGLVLSEVQCSFASPSVSSTASRASGDCGWGARPHSDAVSCSDDYPPPSSTSPLPAFTAGKGDSASIAVSRSSLSSDDIVAATPSWPRCRRASLQVQDIVSSIFKRSREACAAAGSPLCVATDLCKRRRRQSFVRELHCTDNGEGEANGGEGEDNAGATPRAEVERSPRRLPERTPQMPVTRDQLSGSGSSRVQPPLDVSSAVGDVSARPQGSEGDQLVSLLDDAPNPRRTSTQRQLPAKGSGSLQALAARQTQRLPPGAASEETVEWLTGGQQKRERQAQIEKSSAAEGDTDTPLVGESARTSGSAGAQEGDGTTSRRRGCGVQQREAVGVVGSGQSAAHAARNREDMECIFRDRGAEDEDSRVLVPLCAPCARADERISLPPHPTVECFSLSPRSVPLYFFIGDRDDDGEASGEDGEPTHHSDAQSETESQASGGTTTRSRRREPGSARRA, from the exons ATGGGTGAAGGGCGGGCATTCGTCtatctgctgctgctgcgcagcgcgggcgct tctgcgcttcttcttctcgctagcgcagccgcagctgtgCGGCTGTATCACGCATCTTCCTCGTCGGCTcacgcagcggagaaggacgcCCCAGTCGGTGCATCTGCAACTCTGTCGTCTCCACCTCTTTCTCGCccgccctcttctctccgcttgTCATCTGCGCCTCGATGCCgttcgccgccacgcgcgtcTTCCCCCTGCGCAGAGCCGGAGTTCGCAGCTCCcgttttctgctttttctctctgtctccgagttttcttctcctcgcgccgcgtttcTTCCAGGCACACGCTCCAGCGGATCGCGCAGCGGCACACAGAGGGCAACTAGGTGCGCAGCAACTAACACGCGCACCACTGGCTCAGGACTCTGCCAGCGAGCAGGAGACCGTGGGGGAGGCCGCTTCCTTTGAATCTGTGTCTTGTCGGCTGTGTTTCGTGGCGGAGCCCGAGCGAGCCCTAGCTACACACACATCTGAGAACGATGCGGTGCAAGGAGATGGGAGAGAAGCGTCTGTCGCGCAGTTTGGTTTGGTAGTCTCGCCTCCAGTCACGCCCTTTCCGCCGTCTTATTTTCGGTCTTATGCATCTTCTCActtccgcgcgtctccggtGACGGCGCCGGcttccgcgcaggcgccgcatcCCGCGGTGGCGCTCATACGGCAGcagttcctcctcgtcgtttGCCATGGTGTCGGCGAGTTCCGGAGTGTCTCGGTGGAGGCGATTGGAGCGGAGCGAGGCAAAACGCACCAGTCGCCGCTGACGAGGCAGACAAGCCAGCCGGCCATACGAGCGCTACTCTGCGCAGTGGGTGCCGGCGGGACCTCTGCAGACCTGCCCGAAACTGCTGCAGCCCAGGAGCGATGTTGCGGGAGTGATTCGGGCGACGACACGCATctggagagggagaaagaagaggatTTGCGGTCGGTGCTGCAGGAAGCAGTGGAAAGTGCCTTGCTaccgtctctgcgtgcgtggACCTTTCGGTTAATGCACGGCGTCAATTCCGCGTGTTCGCCGTCGTGTGCTTCGCCTGGTTCCTCACTACTCCGCGACGTCTCGCCTCGGGCTGAAAAAGGCGCCTTCAGGCTCTCATCGGCGTTCACTCCCCCCGCCTCTtcccctccgccttcgcacTCCGTCCCGCCACACGGGGCCAGTTCGCTCTCAGGCGCCCGCCCGTGctgtctcgcgctgcttTCCTCTTGCGCAGCCGAACTtggcgcagagcgcggcaCGACGGAAAGCCTCGGGAGCCGCGAAACGACCGCAGAAGACAGCTCCATCGGGGCAGACGGCGTTTCCTCACCTGTTCcgttcgcctctccgctctcgtccgcccccccgtccccTTCGGCTTCTgtggcgtctgccgcggccgcctggcCACGCCATCcaccgtctccgccggcgtcaCTTGTCAAGGTCGCCcgtccgcctctggcgcACCTAGTTTCTCCGTGCTGTagttcgttttcttctgcgcccgtcgcgtctcgcgcacCTATCCTCGCAGGCTCCCAGGGCTCCGcgacgctgtcgcctctcgtGTCTCTTCCAGAGACACGTTTCCGCagctctgcgtcctctgcttctgAGAGCGCGTCGCACGTTTTTCAGCGTgcgagagacgcctgcgacCGCGCCTCACGCACTCTagagccgccgcctgcgcgggcctgcggcgacgcttTCTCGCCTCGGTGGAGTGGAAGCTCCTCTCTGGCTGCGAGCGGTAGCCGCTTGGGAGATACAGCGAGCTCGGCGTCCGGACGAGCGGGGGGACGAGCCTGCAGCCGGTGCGTGGAGAGGACCGAAACCAAGAAAGCAGACGTGTCGTGGCTGTTCAGGACGTCGGGCTGTCACGTGGGCAATCCTGCGGTGCCTCTCGTtccaggcgcgggcgcagcgatCCAGCTCGTCCCTCTTACTCTCCACTTCCCACTTCGCCTCACTTCATGTCTTCCCGTCGCGTTTCCAagtgcgtctccgcagcctctggAGCAACCAACGCACGGGGCAGGTCTTCTggcagctgccgcggagcgctGTCTGCCTTTCCTGAGTATGGAGCCGaacgacgcagccgcagccgcggtcgccgcgagcctcAGGGCCTTGATAGAGAGTGCGCAGCGTCCTGTGACTCTACACAGTTCGATCTCCGTCGACACTTGCACGGCTTCTCCCACGAGTGTGACGCAGAACCTTGCGGGGATCGTAGCCCGAAGCCGTGAGGCCGCCGGCACTGTCacgccgcctctggcgtgGTCTAGGCTCAAGCGGCAAGGCTGTCAGCAGCAGGACGGCCCCGGAGCCTTTGCGCATGCATTGGGAGAAGGAGTCTGTATGTCTACGTGCTGCCTCAGGGAGAGTATTCCGATCATCGCAGAGAGCTCGAATTGCTTTCTGCCGCGCTCGGTGCGTGTCCTCGACGCAGTGCTTCTTTCTCAGGACGTCTCTGTGGCTCTCGCGTGTCCCGCCTGTTCTTCTGCTGCGGAACGGGTGGGCGCTGGAGCACCAGAAGAGCGAAGGCAATCGTCCAACGCAGAGGCCACGACACCAGACaaggaagaaggaggcgcttGCATGGTCACCCGTGACGAAGCAAAAGGTGCGCTGGAaacggaggcagcgggcggAGCTGTAGTGCAGCGCACTGTGACCGGCGAAGAGAACAGGCAGgggcaggaagaagagaagatgctagaggaagaagcgagcaCCAGCACCGTGTCTGtaggcgcgagagaggcttTTCTCGCTGGCTGTTTCTCTGCGCCGAACTGTGCCGAaagcggcgtcggcgcgcgcccgggAGATCCAGAAGTGAGGGATGATCTGTGGGAAGGGCGTATTTTTTCGGTCACGTTCGACTacttccttcctctcgttGGGCCCCActcgagcggcgcgtcgtctgcgagtccgttttcttcgctttcgcctccaAGTGGCTTCACAGCGAAGGCCCGCAACTGCGGGACTCGCTTCTCGCCAACGGCTCGCGCAGTCCACGGAGGACGGGATGACGCAGGCCCCAagcgcggccggcgaggctACAGCGACaacgaagagggcgaaggccAAAGGAGAACTGTTGGAAGCAGGTACCCGGCGCTTGACGCACGCAGGCACGAAGGCAAGAGCGAGAGCTGGAGCCATTTGGAGGGAAGCGACGGAGAATCGCAGCGCTCCTGCCTGGCAAATGGCCAGGCAGAGAGGTGCGCTCCGGAGAGGGAACCCAGAGCTGAGAGCGACCCGCAGCTGCACCCAGAGATGCTCGCACGTCTTCGTTACGTCTGCATGAGGCTTCtttcctgcgcggctgcccaGCAGCAAAAACGAGAAAGGGCAGAGCGTCGGCCGTTCCCTTCTGCGCCTGGGcgttctgcgccgcctgtAGATTCGTCTGCGAATGTGTCGCTGCCAcgttcgccctcgccgtccccgtgtgcgtcttcgtctccttcttcggaGATCTCTCCGACGCGTCCGTCCCCCTCTTCGTctgtgtcttcttctcgcgaaTTTTTCTCCCTGTGTGACTTACGTGTCCGCCTGACGCGCGTCGGCCATGCTCTTGGTTTTTGTTTCTCGCTGTGTTTCttgcgctcgcctccctctgccgccgctcgtTCCTCGTCTAGCGGAATGGCAGGTCTGAGGCGTCCagactcgcgcgtcttccccagcggcgacgcaggcggcaacggcagccgctgcgtgcgtctccATCCGGGAGCAGAGaatgcgcaggcgccggaagGGGATGCGGAACGCATCCCGGTGACGCCAGCAGAGCCGCACGCCTTCCTCGGGGGACGGGCGCCTGAGAGGAGGATAAAGCGCATGCTCAGAAAGGTTCGCAGATGCCACCGCCACGAgctctcctcggcggcgctcgctttAGTCGCCGACGTTATGCTTTGTGCGGAATTCGAGCGGAACGGTGAGGGGGCAGGAACGGCAAGGAAGCATGACTGCTCAGAGCAACTTTGGGCGGGCGAAGAGTGGTGTTCGTTGCCAAACTGTGGCTCAGACGGAGACTGTTCGTCTCCCGCCTCCTGCTCTTCTCCATattcgccggcggcgccagtcATGACGCGCTCGCTCTTCCCTCCCTGGGGTCTCGTTCTTTCCGAAGTCCAGTGCAgcttcgcgtctccgtcggTTTCTTCCACTGCGTCTCGTGCTTCTGGAGACTGTGGCTGGGGTGCGCGTCCTCACTCTGACGCAGTGTCTTGTTCGGATGATTATCCCCCGCCTTCATCAACCTCCCCGCTTCCCGCTTTCACTGCCGGGAAAGGGGACTCCGCCTCGATCGCGGTTTCGcgttcttcgctctcctctgatGACATCGTCGCTGCAACTCCATCCTGGCCTCGCTGCCGACGGGCGTCGCTTCAGGTTCAAGATATAGTCAGCTCGATATTCAAGCGCTCTCgagaggcgtgcgcggccgcgggctcTCCATTGTGCGTGGCTACCGACTTATGCaagcgccgaagaaggcagTCGTTCGTGAGGGAGCTGCATTGCACTGACaacggagagggagaagcaaatggcggagagggagaagataACGCCGGAGCGACACCACGAGCCGAGGTGGAGCGCTCTCCCCGCAGGCTACCTGAACGAACACCGCAGATGCCAGTCACGCGAGACCAGCTGTCAGGGTCGGGTTCGAGTCGTGTCCAGCCTCCCTTGGATGTTTCCTCTGCCGTTGGCGACGTGAGCGCACGGCCGCAGGGGAGCGAAGGGGATCAACTGGTTTCTCTTCTGGATGACGCACCAAACCCGAGACGAACgagcacgcagagacagctcCCTGCCAAAGGCTCTGGTAGTCTCCAGGCTCTTGCCGCGCGACAGACCCAACGACTCCCTcctggcgcagcgagcgaagaaACCGTTGAGTGGTTAACGGGCGGacagcagaagagagagaggcaagcgCAGATAGAGAAGAGCTcggcggcagaaggcgacacGGACACGCCTTTGGTGGGAGAGAGTGCGCGTACCTCCGGCTCGGCAGGCGCTCAAGAGGGAGATGGTACGACAAGCAGGAGGCGAGGATGTGGTGTacagcagcgagaagcagTGGGAGTCGTGGGCTCAGGACAATCTGCGGCACATGCAGCGAGAAATAGGGAGGATATGGAGTGTATTTTTCGCGACCGCGGagccgaagacgaggacaGCCGCGTCCTTGTGCCGCTGTGTGCCCCTTGCGCAAGGGCAGACGAGCGCATCTCTCTTCCCCCGCACCCCACTGTTGAATGCTTCTCACTCTCGCCTCGAAGCGTACCTCTTTACTTCTTTatcggagacagagacgacgacggcgaggcctccgGTGAGGATGGGGAGCCCACACACCATTcggacgcgcagagcgagacggAGAGTCAGGCATCGGGAGGAACGACGACccgcagcaggaggcgagagccgggctctgcgaggcgagcgTAG